In a genomic window of Akkermansia massiliensis:
- a CDS encoding tyrosine-type recombinase/integrase: MRPNLKPAAVESIKFFAGRAKKLVVRDMAAEAITEQICRVWWKKDALSVSARTANGTLAIVKNVFSMLQDAGCLKNNPAAKLERMTLRSGKLHVPGKEDFRRIIEEVKKAPILRKWQKKGLYSEAADMISFLAYSGLRIEEARRLVWGDIGKESISVPDIKHATSRRTLYINASLAEVIESLRRERRGNSPDDPVFAIENPRKALTNACIRLGLPHVRIHDLRHFFATSCIEAGIDIPTVAKWLGHRDGGALAMKVYGHLRDEHSKEAAKKLVF; encoded by the coding sequence ATGAGGCCCAACCTCAAGCCGGCCGCGGTGGAATCCATCAAGTTCTTTGCCGGTCGTGCCAAAAAGCTTGTCGTCCGCGACATGGCGGCGGAAGCCATCACGGAACAAATATGTCGGGTTTGGTGGAAGAAGGATGCTCTGTCCGTATCTGCACGCACAGCAAACGGAACGCTCGCCATTGTGAAAAATGTATTTTCCATGCTCCAGGATGCTGGCTGCCTCAAGAACAACCCAGCAGCCAAGCTTGAACGAATGACGTTGCGGAGCGGAAAACTTCATGTTCCTGGAAAAGAAGATTTCCGGAGAATTATTGAGGAAGTGAAAAAAGCTCCTATATTAAGGAAGTGGCAAAAAAAGGGCCTATATTCCGAAGCGGCGGACATGATCTCCTTCCTGGCTTATTCAGGGCTGCGTATTGAAGAAGCCCGGCGCCTGGTGTGGGGAGATATTGGAAAGGAATCTATTTCCGTGCCTGACATCAAGCATGCCACCTCACGCCGGACCCTGTACATTAACGCATCCCTGGCCGAGGTGATAGAAAGCCTCCGAAGGGAAAGACGGGGGAATAGCCCCGATGACCCGGTATTTGCCATAGAAAACCCCCGGAAAGCCCTCACAAACGCTTGTATCAGGCTTGGGCTGCCTCACGTCCGTATTCACGACTTGCGCCATTTCTTCGCAACGTCCTGCATTGAAGCAGGGATTGACATTCCTACGGTTGCAAAATGGCTCGGCCATCGTGACGGCGGAGCGCTGGCTATGAAGGTGTATGGGCACCTCCGGGACGAACACAGTAAGGAGGCCGCAAAGAAGCTTGTCTTCTGA
- a CDS encoding DEAD/DEAH box helicase: protein MQPRNLNDDQAEAVRKLHELKVGALFMECGTGKTQTASVLVNSVDGVDYLLWLCPCQTKDNLRQEIARCGLRYEPDIVGIESIGQSERIYMEVMRKLQAATHPFIVCDESIKIKNLYAVRTRRLLTLSRLSEYKLILNGTPLTKGLTDIYAQMEFLSPKILDMRYSEFLDTFCYYHAIKRFKRVVKRVIVGYANIDYLLSIIRPYVYQCSLNLPLEKQYGDRCYSLTDEEMAAYEHLKERLLTLDVFRDTHFFGIIQRMHHLYCCSEGKFELMEKLLTPRTIVYCKFLKSKREIEKRFPGTLVLTYGKGSFGLNLQAYNRIVYFDKTFDYAFREQSEARIYRTGQQEDCSYFDLSGNVGLEYLMDECIRKKTNLISYFKTHGNETIKKL from the coding sequence ATGCAGCCGAGGAACTTAAACGATGATCAGGCGGAGGCTGTCCGCAAGCTCCATGAACTGAAGGTGGGAGCCCTTTTCATGGAGTGCGGAACCGGCAAGACGCAGACGGCTTCTGTCCTGGTCAACTCCGTGGACGGGGTGGATTATCTGCTGTGGCTTTGCCCCTGCCAGACCAAGGACAACTTGAGGCAGGAAATAGCCCGGTGCGGCTTGCGGTATGAACCGGATATTGTCGGCATTGAGTCTATCGGCCAGAGTGAGCGAATTTACATGGAAGTCATGCGGAAGCTGCAAGCGGCCACGCACCCGTTCATTGTGTGCGACGAGAGCATCAAAATCAAAAACCTGTACGCTGTCCGGACCCGCCGCTTGTTGACCCTTTCCAGACTGTCGGAATACAAGCTTATTTTGAACGGAACCCCGTTGACAAAGGGACTCACTGACATTTACGCTCAAATGGAATTCCTGTCTCCGAAAATTCTGGACATGAGATATTCCGAGTTCCTTGATACGTTTTGCTACTACCATGCAATCAAGAGGTTCAAGCGTGTTGTCAAACGCGTGATTGTGGGGTACGCGAATATAGACTATCTGCTTTCCATCATCCGCCCGTATGTGTATCAGTGCAGCCTGAACCTCCCCCTTGAAAAGCAGTATGGAGACCGCTGCTATTCCCTCACGGACGAAGAAATGGCGGCCTATGAACACCTCAAGGAGCGCTTGCTGACGCTTGACGTGTTCAGGGACACCCATTTTTTTGGAATCATCCAGCGCATGCACCATCTCTATTGCTGCTCGGAAGGTAAATTTGAACTCATGGAAAAGCTGCTGACACCTCGAACGATCGTCTACTGCAAATTCCTGAAGAGCAAACGAGAGATTGAAAAACGGTTCCCGGGAACGCTGGTTTTGACCTACGGGAAGGGGTCTTTTGGCTTGAACCTGCAAGCGTACAACCGCATTGTCTATTTTGACAAAACGTTTGACTACGCATTCCGCGAACAATCTGAAGCCCGTATTTACAGAACCGGACAGCAAGAAGACTGTTCCTACTTCGATTTGAGTGGTAATGTCGGCCTGGAATATTTGATGGATGAATGTATCAGGAAGAAAACGAACCTGATTTCTTACTTCAAAACCCACGGAAACGAGACTATAAAAAAACTATGA
- a CDS encoding phosphoadenosine phosphosulfate reductase family protein — MSAKKYNVEVNVVDAARERMAFIFDHFEDIIVSISGGKDSTVLCHLALEEARRRRRKVGLFYLDEEVVYDATIRQVEYLMDMDPEHTMRYWLQIEFNLTNSVDISNGQFHCWDPKERPNWMHKRSSKNILNRTWTHETVIADKNKGFGFYDVITNFEMGFRNAAFLVGLRADESLNRYRTMIKHPGFEGVFWSTKKQFGNFAFYPIYDWAFSDIWKYIAEHGLKYHKYYDFAFLKGTPPHAMRVSSLVHEKSFKAIQDLPEFEPKTYDRLLKRTKGISFAQETAKDKKMFRCQQLPKNIKTWREYRDILLQTYPVPERREIFRKRFAKHLDNEFVARQQCRQLILNDYENNLPVKNTEDPLVEKLNYWKDIL, encoded by the coding sequence ATGTCTGCGAAAAAATACAACGTCGAGGTTAACGTAGTGGATGCCGCCCGGGAAAGGATGGCGTTCATCTTTGACCACTTTGAAGACATCATCGTATCCATTTCAGGGGGGAAAGATTCAACCGTCCTGTGCCACCTTGCCCTTGAGGAAGCCCGGCGCCGCAGGCGCAAGGTCGGCTTGTTCTACCTTGATGAAGAAGTCGTCTATGACGCTACCATCCGGCAGGTAGAATACCTGATGGACATGGACCCCGAGCACACCATGCGGTACTGGTTGCAGATTGAATTCAACCTGACCAACTCGGTTGACATTTCAAACGGACAGTTCCATTGCTGGGACCCGAAGGAGCGGCCCAACTGGATGCACAAGCGCAGTTCAAAGAACATCCTCAACCGGACATGGACACATGAAACCGTTATTGCCGACAAGAACAAGGGGTTCGGCTTTTACGATGTCATTACCAATTTTGAGATGGGATTCAGGAATGCTGCGTTCCTGGTGGGGCTCCGCGCAGACGAAAGCCTGAACCGGTACAGAACCATGATCAAGCATCCTGGCTTTGAGGGCGTGTTCTGGTCCACGAAAAAGCAGTTCGGCAATTTTGCCTTTTACCCAATTTACGATTGGGCCTTTTCCGACATTTGGAAGTACATCGCGGAACATGGGCTCAAGTATCATAAATACTATGATTTTGCCTTCCTGAAGGGAACCCCGCCTCACGCTATGCGCGTTTCTTCCCTGGTGCATGAAAAAAGCTTCAAGGCCATTCAGGACTTGCCGGAATTCGAGCCGAAGACCTATGACCGGCTTTTGAAGCGGACCAAGGGCATTTCCTTTGCCCAGGAGACGGCTAAGGATAAAAAGATGTTCAGATGCCAGCAGCTGCCGAAGAACATCAAGACGTGGCGCGAGTACAGGGACATCCTGCTTCAAACGTACCCGGTCCCGGAGCGCCGCGAGATATTCCGGAAGCGGTTTGCAAAACACCTGGACAACGAATTTGTTGCCCGGCAGCAATGCCGGCAGCTCATTTTGAATGACTATGAAAACAACCTCCCCGTGAAGAACACGGAAGACCCGCTGGTTGAAAAGCTCAACTACTGGAAAGATATTTTATGA
- a CDS encoding IbrB-like domain-containing protein encodes MKIDIPCLDVRMVDREELQANDYNPNTVPRDKMLLLKQSILDNGFCFPIVTIWSEEDEKYIIVDGFHRFTICQPEWLNIKKVPIVVLKHDLSQRMTATVQFNKARGVHAVDKDADIVKALLEQGKKEEEIANSLGLDLDTVLRYKQMTGILALFEGVNYSHSWGIKDGEDAQ; translated from the coding sequence ATGAAAATCGACATTCCATGCCTAGACGTGCGGATGGTAGACCGGGAAGAGCTCCAAGCCAATGATTACAACCCGAACACCGTTCCCAGGGACAAAATGCTCTTGCTGAAGCAGTCCATTTTGGATAATGGATTTTGCTTCCCTATTGTGACGATTTGGAGCGAAGAAGACGAAAAATATATTATCGTTGACGGGTTCCACCGTTTCACAATTTGCCAGCCTGAATGGCTTAATATCAAGAAAGTTCCTATTGTCGTTCTGAAGCACGATTTGAGCCAGCGCATGACGGCCACGGTGCAATTCAACAAAGCGCGGGGTGTCCACGCCGTTGACAAGGATGCAGACATTGTGAAAGCACTGCTGGAACAGGGGAAGAAGGAAGAGGAAATTGCAAACTCCCTCGGGCTGGATTTGGACACGGTACTGCGGTACAAGCAGATGACCGGCATTCTGGCCCTGTTTGAAGGGGTCAACTACTCTCATTCATGGGGCATCAAAGACGGGGAGGACGCGCAATGA
- a CDS encoding S24 family peptidase has translation MINISIASNALLVHNADMLNAEDIKTWLKEIGKDRAWLAEKTLVSKRTVDNWLSAGKPIVSQKMELIERLMNGDEEIEFELPPDFEKQLRSLADEMHKKLEDMVSYILQVTAREYYKNAAKEEPVRRQFVPVETAVESPDYKAQIIGNTAAGKPADGATILQDILIGRPLEKDEYVLHVNGKSMEPKIPDGSLVVVREYKDYLFPKLGTLVVYNEGNDYTLKKLGRRKNPETGKQEYVLKSINSAFKDVEPIEEGKISAVYVETLKDWRKG, from the coding sequence ATGATAAATATTTCTATTGCCTCTAATGCGCTTCTGGTGCATAATGCTGACATGCTCAATGCAGAAGACATCAAAACGTGGCTCAAAGAGATAGGGAAAGACCGCGCTTGGTTAGCTGAAAAAACGCTGGTCAGTAAGCGAACGGTGGATAACTGGCTTTCCGCAGGCAAGCCGATCGTTTCTCAAAAAATGGAACTCATTGAACGCCTCATGAACGGGGATGAAGAAATTGAATTTGAACTTCCCCCTGACTTTGAAAAACAACTCCGGTCCCTGGCGGACGAAATGCACAAAAAGCTTGAAGACATGGTCTCCTATATCCTCCAGGTCACTGCCCGGGAGTATTACAAAAACGCGGCCAAAGAAGAACCTGTCCGTAGGCAGTTTGTTCCGGTTGAAACAGCAGTGGAGTCGCCGGACTATAAAGCACAAATCATAGGTAACACGGCCGCAGGTAAACCCGCGGACGGTGCGACCATTCTACAGGACATTCTTATCGGACGCCCCTTGGAGAAAGACGAATATGTACTGCACGTGAATGGGAAGTCGATGGAGCCCAAAATACCGGATGGCTCGCTGGTTGTCGTAAGAGAATACAAGGATTATCTCTTTCCCAAGCTTGGAACCTTGGTGGTTTACAATGAGGGGAATGACTATACCCTGAAAAAACTTGGCCGCCGCAAGAATCCTGAAACAGGGAAACAAGAATATGTCCTCAAGTCTATCAACTCAGCCTTTAAGGATGTAGAGCCCATTGAAGAAGGTAAAATCTCCGCCGTGTATGTGGAAACGTTGAAAGATTGGCGTAAAGGATAA
- a CDS encoding recombinase RecT yields the protein MSNAPTHKLDLPQAPVPKKTLHEIVMSEDMKSHIAQLVEGMMTPERCISIFWHCCQKTPLLQQCAPVTLIASLKNLLMMRCEPDGIHGYLVPFWAKDKATGKPVLTCVPVPSARGLMRMARSNGVTNLNIGIAREGEPFYWNIEDGKFVMGHTPGWDDDKKPIRGFYCIWTDKDSYLHGERMSLKAVNDIMARSNSRNKKGEIVGPWKTDFEQMGLKTVIKRASKQWDLPLYIQQAMSVSDEQEFGSEMRNVTPEKTDGPAEGETPWNNAPAPEEFQNDQPEALPEPEPEGQNDLIPGLKMPAPKEPVTISREDY from the coding sequence ATGAGTAACGCACCTACACATAAACTAGATTTGCCCCAGGCGCCAGTCCCGAAAAAGACACTCCATGAAATTGTGATGTCGGAGGACATGAAGAGCCACATTGCCCAGCTTGTAGAGGGCATGATGACGCCGGAACGCTGTATCAGTATCTTCTGGCACTGCTGCCAGAAAACCCCACTCCTTCAGCAATGCGCCCCTGTAACGCTGATTGCATCCCTGAAAAACCTGCTGATGATGCGTTGTGAGCCTGACGGCATCCACGGCTATCTTGTTCCATTTTGGGCTAAAGACAAGGCAACCGGAAAGCCCGTGCTAACCTGCGTGCCGGTGCCCTCCGCCCGCGGCCTGATGCGTATGGCCCGCTCCAATGGCGTCACCAACCTCAACATTGGCATTGCACGTGAGGGAGAGCCGTTTTACTGGAATATCGAGGACGGGAAATTTGTCATGGGTCACACCCCCGGATGGGATGACGACAAGAAACCCATCAGGGGTTTTTACTGTATCTGGACAGACAAGGATAGCTACTTGCACGGGGAGCGGATGAGTCTGAAAGCCGTCAATGATATCATGGCCCGCTCCAACTCCCGTAACAAGAAGGGGGAAATCGTAGGACCCTGGAAAACCGATTTTGAACAAATGGGCTTGAAAACAGTGATCAAGCGCGCCTCCAAGCAATGGGATTTGCCCTTGTATATCCAGCAAGCCATGAGCGTCTCCGACGAACAGGAATTTGGAAGCGAAATGCGGAATGTAACCCCGGAAAAAACCGATGGACCCGCCGAAGGGGAAACCCCGTGGAACAACGCGCCAGCACCTGAAGAATTCCAAAACGACCAACCGGAAGCCCTGCCGGAACCGGAGCCGGAAGGACAGAATGACCTTATTCCCGGACTGAAGATGCCCGCGCCGAAAGAGCCCGTAACCATCAGCAGGGAGGACTATTGA
- a CDS encoding lambda exonuclease family protein, translating into MSLSSNCTVYENVPQRSEAWFKLRSGRLTASNFDRLLTPTGRKPQPKNNKERGPWGALIIELCCSFLRPDEIQWEGNRHTDRGEELEPEARDEFRKITGLTVKEVGFVLCKDGPVGCSPDGLIVDASGDYIAGLEIKCPLSKTHALYLLNGVLPDDYRQQVHGSMAVTGLRTWYFISYCRGLRPFVIKVEWDEYTDKIKEALDEFKAEYRDKYDLIMPRIRPAAEGRAA; encoded by the coding sequence ATGAGCCTATCATCGAATTGTACCGTTTACGAGAACGTGCCCCAGCGTTCGGAAGCGTGGTTCAAGTTGCGCTCCGGACGCCTGACGGCCAGCAATTTTGACAGGCTGCTTACCCCTACGGGACGCAAACCCCAGCCCAAGAACAACAAAGAAAGGGGCCCGTGGGGCGCCCTGATTATTGAATTGTGCTGCTCTTTCCTCCGTCCTGATGAAATCCAATGGGAAGGAAACCGCCACACGGACCGGGGAGAAGAACTGGAACCGGAAGCCAGGGACGAATTCAGAAAAATAACCGGACTGACTGTCAAGGAAGTGGGGTTTGTCCTTTGCAAAGACGGCCCGGTTGGGTGCAGCCCTGACGGACTCATTGTTGATGCGTCTGGCGATTACATTGCCGGACTGGAAATCAAGTGCCCTCTCTCCAAGACACATGCTCTTTACCTGCTCAACGGCGTGCTGCCAGATGACTACCGGCAGCAAGTTCACGGCTCTATGGCCGTGACGGGGTTGCGGACATGGTATTTCATTTCCTACTGCCGGGGCCTGCGTCCGTTTGTCATCAAGGTGGAGTGGGATGAATACACGGACAAAATCAAGGAAGCCTTGGATGAATTTAAAGCGGAATATCGGGATAAATACGATCTCATTATGCCGCGCATCCGCCCGGCAGCAGAAGGGAGGGCGGCATGA
- a CDS encoding DUF1064 domain-containing protein, with amino-acid sequence MNKTEAAYGFYLSDLQNKGEIREFKFEAVKLILGNRCSYTPDFMVVRPDGTLEFHEVKGFWRDDARVKIKTAADKFPFVFIAAKQTKTGWEIETIQEGEN; translated from the coding sequence ATGAACAAAACGGAAGCCGCCTATGGCTTTTACCTGTCTGACCTCCAAAACAAAGGGGAGATACGGGAATTCAAGTTTGAAGCCGTCAAACTGATCCTGGGGAACCGCTGCTCATACACACCGGATTTCATGGTTGTCCGCCCTGACGGCACCCTTGAATTCCACGAGGTGAAAGGCTTCTGGCGCGACGACGCCAGGGTAAAAATCAAGACCGCCGCCGACAAGTTCCCCTTTGTTTTTATCGCTGCCAAGCAGACAAAAACGGGTTGGGAAATCGAAACAATCCAGGAAGGAGAAAATTGA
- a CDS encoding DNA adenine methylase: MKAVLRYLGGKNRLAPWIIRHFPAHTCYVEPYSGSLGVLLNKAPAPVEICNDKDGEIVNLFRVLRSEDAGRLLEAVMLTPYSRDELNDSAPAGDAVERARRLLVRSWMGIASDSFRDGRSGLLVSRNRVPSPATDWDRLPETLRLATQRLKHVHVENRDALDVLQAHDGPETLHYVDPPYMPATRTRTGRYSHEYTEDDHRRLLNVLVTLQGKVVLSGYDNELYNSALQGWHKDSIKTISNMSSPRVECLWINYNPQLTLF, from the coding sequence ATGAAAGCCGTACTGCGATATTTAGGCGGTAAAAACCGCCTTGCCCCGTGGATTATCCGGCATTTCCCGGCTCACACTTGCTATGTGGAGCCATACAGCGGAAGCCTGGGTGTCTTGCTCAACAAGGCCCCGGCGCCGGTGGAAATCTGCAATGACAAAGACGGCGAGATTGTCAACCTGTTCCGCGTCCTCCGCAGTGAGGACGCCGGACGGCTGCTTGAGGCCGTCATGCTGACCCCATACAGCCGTGACGAGCTCAACGACTCCGCCCCTGCAGGTGATGCCGTGGAGCGTGCCCGGCGTCTGCTAGTGCGCTCCTGGATGGGGATTGCAAGCGACTCTTTCAGGGATGGACGTTCCGGCTTACTCGTAAGCCGGAACAGGGTGCCTTCTCCGGCTACCGACTGGGACCGGCTGCCGGAAACTCTGCGGCTGGCCACCCAGCGGTTAAAGCACGTCCACGTGGAAAACCGGGACGCCCTTGACGTCTTACAGGCCCACGACGGGCCGGAAACACTCCACTACGTTGACCCGCCTTACATGCCAGCCACGCGCACCAGGACGGGGCGATACAGCCATGAGTACACGGAGGACGATCACCGGCGCTTGCTCAACGTCCTGGTCACGCTGCAGGGCAAGGTGGTGTTGTCCGGCTATGATAACGAGCTTTACAACTCCGCCCTGCAGGGCTGGCACAAGGACTCCATCAAGACCATTTCCAACATGAGCAGTCCACGTGTGGAATGCCTGTGGATTAACTACAACCCCCAACTGACGCTTTTTTAA
- a CDS encoding replicative DNA helicase, which translates to MIDSQTLIDAEKLVLSQAMDGTQAFTDFRDKGISRQTFSLPAHQQIWSALETIAKTGGTVDALTVIAHLETQGQLDAVGGHAGVVEIATYGALARYKTDAALEMVTEAAKRRSLLAFASRIAECAGDQLKSAEETLDEVERDMSSLRDKCGVKQTETIRGAVGSIIENLQWRMKNPGAIKGLSSGFRRLNLTLDGLQPGAMIVIAARPGVGKTAALVNILTNICLEGTPVGMFSLEMPKAQLLERILYGMAGINSDDIRRGKPMTVGQQQNFTAAVRKITDAPLHIDDESALTIDKIMARGRRMVREHGVKCIGVDYLQLVRSTSQQARGSREREVSEISAGLKAMAKELNIPVLVLAQLNRDVEKRQGKSQGKPVVSDLRDSGSIEQDADQIIMIHRPGMYNPDKHAPTEAQWIIGKNRFGRMGHIPFRWIAELTKYEEESTTTSKS; encoded by the coding sequence ATGATCGACTCTCAAACACTCATTGACGCTGAAAAACTGGTGCTTTCCCAAGCTATGGACGGAACCCAGGCATTTACGGACTTCCGGGACAAAGGCATTTCCCGGCAGACATTCAGCCTCCCGGCACATCAACAGATTTGGTCTGCCTTGGAAACCATTGCCAAGACAGGCGGCACCGTGGATGCCCTGACCGTCATTGCTCACCTGGAGACTCAAGGCCAGCTTGACGCCGTAGGAGGGCACGCCGGGGTGGTAGAGATTGCCACCTATGGAGCCCTTGCCCGCTACAAGACGGACGCTGCGCTGGAAATGGTCACGGAAGCCGCAAAAAGACGTTCTCTGCTCGCTTTTGCGTCCCGGATTGCGGAATGTGCCGGAGACCAGCTCAAAAGTGCGGAAGAGACATTGGATGAAGTTGAACGCGATATGTCCTCCCTGCGGGACAAATGCGGCGTCAAGCAAACCGAAACCATCCGCGGGGCGGTGGGCTCCATCATCGAAAACCTGCAATGGCGCATGAAGAACCCCGGCGCCATCAAGGGGCTGTCTTCCGGGTTCCGCCGTCTAAATCTGACCCTGGACGGGTTACAGCCCGGCGCCATGATCGTGATCGCCGCCCGGCCCGGCGTTGGGAAAACCGCTGCCCTGGTCAACATCCTGACCAACATCTGCCTGGAAGGAACCCCCGTGGGCATGTTCAGCCTGGAAATGCCGAAAGCCCAGCTTTTGGAGCGCATTCTTTACGGCATGGCCGGAATCAACTCCGACGACATTCGCCGCGGCAAGCCGATGACGGTCGGACAGCAGCAGAATTTCACGGCTGCTGTGCGGAAAATCACGGATGCCCCTCTGCACATCGACGATGAAAGCGCCCTGACCATTGATAAAATCATGGCCCGTGGGCGCCGGATGGTCCGGGAACATGGCGTCAAGTGCATCGGGGTAGACTACTTGCAGCTTGTGCGCTCCACGTCCCAGCAGGCCCGCGGGAGCCGGGAGCGGGAAGTCTCGGAAATCTCGGCCGGCCTGAAGGCTATGGCAAAAGAGTTGAATATTCCCGTCCTGGTGCTGGCCCAGCTCAACCGCGACGTGGAAAAGCGTCAAGGCAAGTCCCAGGGAAAGCCGGTTGTTTCCGACCTGCGCGACTCCGGATCCATTGAACAGGACGCGGACCAGATCATCATGATTCACCGGCCCGGAATGTATAATCCGGACAAGCACGCGCCCACAGAAGCGCAGTGGATTATTGGCAAAAACCGCTTTGGGCGTATGGGGCATATTCCGTTCCGTTGGATCGCGGAACTTACGAAATACGAAGAAGAATCTACAACCACCAGCAAATCATGA